The Lagopus muta isolate bLagMut1 chromosome 4, bLagMut1 primary, whole genome shotgun sequence genome has a window encoding:
- the CSGALNACT1 gene encoding chondroitin sulfate N-acetylgalactosaminyltransferase 1 isoform X4, with translation MMPRRGFLVLVPRLVGLLVVAFCSVSIVYMLACTPKGDTEQLALPRVHSPTAKEGYEAILQEREEQHRNYIISLKKQIAQLKAELQGKSEQLKSMQDHNPNPLYIHLDHSNPEKAQVNLLAFLRAQIDRAEVHSGVKLSTEYAAVPFESFTLQKVYQLETGLTRHPEEKPVRKDKRDELVEVIELAVGNLNNLEGDSNTKHRVYTTSDFVEGIYRTEKDKGTLYELTFKGDTKHEFKKVVLFRPFGPVMKVKNENVNMADSLINVIVPLAKRASKFRQFMQNFREVGIQQDGRIHLTVVYFGKEQVNEVKSILENTSKSTSFKNFTFIQLNEEFSRGKGLDVGARVWKGSNVVLFFCDVDIYFTAEFLNSCRLNTQPGKKVFYPVLFSQYNPSIIYGHQDSIPSLEQQLHGCGFQLHTLVAMISRDPVLFLA, from the exons ATGATGCCCCGACGAGGATTTCTTGTACTAGTCCCTCGGCTTGTAGGCCTGCTGGTGGTGGCCTTTTGCTCTGTGTCCATCGTTTATATGTTGGCTTGCACACCTAAGGGTGATACTGAGCAGCTTGCCTTGCCCAGGGTTCACAGTCCGACTGCAAAGGAGGGATATGAAGCTATTCTGCAGGAGCGAGAAGAGCAGCACCGCAACTACATCATCAGCTTGAAGAAGCAAATAGCCCAGCTGAAGGCTGAGCTCCAGGGCAAGAGCGAGCAGCTTAAGAGCATGCAGGACCATAACCCAAACCCCTTGTACATTCATCTTGACCACAGTAATCCAGAGAAGGCCCAGGTTAATCTGCTGGCATTTCTCCGTGCCCAAATAGACAGAGCAGAGGTGCACAGTGGTGTTAAGCTGTCCACAGAGTATGCAGCTGTACCCTTTGAGAGCTTTACTCTACAGAAGGTGTACCAGTTGGAGACAGGGCTGACGCGCCACCCAGAAGAGAAACCTGTGAGGAAGGATAAGCGAGATGAGCTGGTCGAAGTGATCGAGTTAGCTGTTGGGAATTTGAACAACCTGGAGGGGGACAGCAATACCAAGCACCGTGTATACACAACTTCAGACTTCGTGGAAG GGATCTACCGCACAGAGAAAGACAAAGGCACCTTGTACGAGCTGACTTTTAAAGGGGACACAAAACATGAGTTCAAGAAGGTTGTTCTATTTCGGCCATTTGGTCCAgtaatgaaagtgaaaaatgaaaatgtcaatATGGCTGACTCACTTATTAATGTGATTGTGCCATTGGCCAAGAGAGCCAGCAAGTTTCGTCAGTTCATGCAGAATTTCAG GGAAGTGGGCATTCAGCAGGATGGGAGAATTCACCTCACAGTCGTTTACTTTGGAAAAGAACAAGTGAATGAGGTCAAATCTATACTTGAAAATACCTCCAA ATCAACCAGTTTCAAGAACTTCACTTTCATCCAACTGAATGAAGAGTTTTCCAGGGGCAAAGGATTAGATGTTGGTGCTCGAGTTTGGAAAGGAAGTAatgttgttctctttttttgtgaTGTGGACATATACTTCACAGCTGAATTCCTGAACTCCTGTAGATTGAACACACAGCCAG GAAAGAAAGTTTTCTATCCTGTACTCTTCAGCCAATATAATCCCAGTATAATTTATGGCCATCAAGATTCCATACCATCTTTAGAACAGCAGCTG
- the CSGALNACT1 gene encoding chondroitin sulfate N-acetylgalactosaminyltransferase 1 isoform X3, with product MMPRRGFLVLVPRLVGLLVVAFCSVSIVYMLACTPKGDTEQLALPRVHSPTAKEGYEAILQEREEQHRNYIISLKKQIAQLKAELQGKSEQLKSMQDHNPNPLYIHLDHSNPEKAQVNLLAFLRAQIDRAEVHSGVKLSTEYAAVPFESFTLQKVYQLETGLTRHPEEKPVRKDKRDELVEVIELAVGNLNNLEGDSNTKHRVYTTSDFVEGIYRTEKDKGTLYELTFKGDTKHEFKKVVLFRPFGPVMKVKNENVNMADSLINVIVPLAKRASKFRQFMQNFREVGIQQDGRIHLTVVYFGKEQVNEVKSILENTSKSTSFKNFTFIQLNEEFSRGKGLDVGARVWKGSNVVLFFCDVDIYFTAEFLNSCRLNTQPGKKVFYPVLFSQYNPSIIYGHQDSIPSLEQQLIIKKETGFWRDFGFGMTCQYRSDFINIDGCIGFI from the exons ATGATGCCCCGACGAGGATTTCTTGTACTAGTCCCTCGGCTTGTAGGCCTGCTGGTGGTGGCCTTTTGCTCTGTGTCCATCGTTTATATGTTGGCTTGCACACCTAAGGGTGATACTGAGCAGCTTGCCTTGCCCAGGGTTCACAGTCCGACTGCAAAGGAGGGATATGAAGCTATTCTGCAGGAGCGAGAAGAGCAGCACCGCAACTACATCATCAGCTTGAAGAAGCAAATAGCCCAGCTGAAGGCTGAGCTCCAGGGCAAGAGCGAGCAGCTTAAGAGCATGCAGGACCATAACCCAAACCCCTTGTACATTCATCTTGACCACAGTAATCCAGAGAAGGCCCAGGTTAATCTGCTGGCATTTCTCCGTGCCCAAATAGACAGAGCAGAGGTGCACAGTGGTGTTAAGCTGTCCACAGAGTATGCAGCTGTACCCTTTGAGAGCTTTACTCTACAGAAGGTGTACCAGTTGGAGACAGGGCTGACGCGCCACCCAGAAGAGAAACCTGTGAGGAAGGATAAGCGAGATGAGCTGGTCGAAGTGATCGAGTTAGCTGTTGGGAATTTGAACAACCTGGAGGGGGACAGCAATACCAAGCACCGTGTATACACAACTTCAGACTTCGTGGAAG GGATCTACCGCACAGAGAAAGACAAAGGCACCTTGTACGAGCTGACTTTTAAAGGGGACACAAAACATGAGTTCAAGAAGGTTGTTCTATTTCGGCCATTTGGTCCAgtaatgaaagtgaaaaatgaaaatgtcaatATGGCTGACTCACTTATTAATGTGATTGTGCCATTGGCCAAGAGAGCCAGCAAGTTTCGTCAGTTCATGCAGAATTTCAG GGAAGTGGGCATTCAGCAGGATGGGAGAATTCACCTCACAGTCGTTTACTTTGGAAAAGAACAAGTGAATGAGGTCAAATCTATACTTGAAAATACCTCCAA ATCAACCAGTTTCAAGAACTTCACTTTCATCCAACTGAATGAAGAGTTTTCCAGGGGCAAAGGATTAGATGTTGGTGCTCGAGTTTGGAAAGGAAGTAatgttgttctctttttttgtgaTGTGGACATATACTTCACAGCTGAATTCCTGAACTCCTGTAGATTGAACACACAGCCAG GAAAGAAAGTTTTCTATCCTGTACTCTTCAGCCAATATAATCCCAGTATAATTTATGGCCATCAAGATTCCATACCATCTTTAGAACAGCAGCTG